AGACTTTATCGCCGTATTCACGTTCTGCAAGCTCATAACCCCAAGCTTTAAAAGCACCTTCTGTAAACTTCATGATGTTTCCTTTATGAACCAATGTTACACTCTTACGGCCTTCTTGAAGGGCAAAATCGATAGCGGCACGCACAAGACGTTCTGTACCTTCTTTAGATACAGGCTTAATGCCGATACCGGAAGTTTCAGGGAAACGAATATTGGTTGCTCCCATTTCGTTTTGAAGGAATTCAATTACTTTTTTAGCTTCATCCGTTCCTTCTTTGTATTCTATCCCTGCATAAATGTCTTCTGTGTTTTCACGGAAAATAGCCATGTTAACATCTTCCGGACGTTTAACAGGGGAAGGTACGCCTGTAAAATGACGAACCGGACGAAGGCATGTAAATAAATCGAGTTTTTGACGAAGAGCAACATTCAAAGAACGAATACCTCCGCCAATTGGGGTAGTCAAAGGTCCTTTAATAGCGATTAAGTATTCACGAATTGTTTGAAGAGATTCTTCAGGAAGCCATTCTCCCGTATTGTTGTAGGCTTTTTCCCCTACGAGGATTTCTTTCCAATGAATTTTCTTTTTCCCGTTGTAGGCTTTCTCCACAGCAGCATCTAATACTTTATTCGCTGCAGCCCAAATGTCAGGGCCGATTCCATCTCCTTCAATATAAGGAATGACTGGTTCATCTGGTACATTTAATACTCCATTATTTGTTGTAATCTTTTCTCCATTAGCCATTTACAAAAACCTCCTGCTAAGTGATTTAAAAAGTGAATACGCCGTTTCTGGCTAGAGACGGATACTGCAAAGAACGAATACAAACTTGTCCCGGCAAACATATGCTGATTGGTTGATCGATTTATCTTTCATCCACCGGTATATATTTTTGCTTATCCGGTCCAACATATTCTGCCCGCGGACGAATCAAACGATTATCACTGTACTGCTCAAGAATGTGGGCGAGCCATCCTGATACACGGCTGGTAGCGAAAATAGGTGTGAAAAGATCATGATCAATGCCAAGACTGTGGTATACAGAAGCAGAATAAAAATCTACATTTGGCAGCAGCCCTTTTTCCCCAACTACCATCTCTTCTACTTTTATTGACATATCATACCATTTTGATTCACCAGTGATCTTCGTAAGTTTCTCCGACATGTCACGTAAATGTTTGGCGCGTGGATCACCTTGTTTGTATACCCGGTGACCGAATCCCATAATCTTTTCTTTATTGTCCAGAGCTTTTCTAATGTATCGTTCTACATTCTCGACTTCCCCGATATCAGACAAAGTTGCCATAACTCTTTCGTTTGCACCACCATGTAATGGACCTTTTAGAGCGCCAATCGCAGCGGTAATACCAGAATAAATATCAGATAACGTTGCTACACAGACGCGTGCCGTAAAAGTCGAGGCGTTGAGCTCATGGTCTGCGTGCAGAACGAGAGCTTTATTAAAAGCCGTTTCTGACGTTTCATCCGGTTCTTTTCCATTTAGCATGTACAAAAAGTTCGCAGCAAAACTTAATTCTTTTTTGGGAGCAACAGGTTCTTTTCCTTCACGAATTCGACTGAATCCTGTTACAATTGCAGGAACTTTAGCTTGCAGGCGAACTGCTTTTTGTTTGTTCACTTCTTCATTCATTTCCTCAGCTTGTTCATCGTACAATGCCAGCTGTGATACAGCAGTTCTGAGCGCTGCCATAGGGTGAACATTTTCAATTGGGTATGCTTTCATGTAATCAAAAATTTCTTTTGGCACTTCCATATTAGCTGCTAAATCTTTTGTTATTTCATCAAGTTCACTTCTGTTTGGCAGACGTCCATTCCACAGTAAATAAATGACTTCCTCAAACGATGCATTCTCGGCTAAATCGTCGATATTATAGCCTTGATACGTTAAAACGTCATCAATAATGGAACTCACACTAGAGGATGTTGCCACTACACCTTCAAGACCACGAGTTGTGCTCATACCAACCTCTCCTTTTACCAGAAAATATGATTTTCAAAATGTCCGAAAATCGAAAATGCTTACATTTTCGCGTCAAATCAGCCCGCATATAGAAAACTGCATGATAACCAAGTAGAACGCTCAGTCTGTTACATGCATACTTCTTTGCAGCATCAATCCTGTCAGAAGTGGGTGAAGCGGTACTGTTAACACGTATTTCTTCCGTAAGCTATGTAGGAAGGAATTTTGAAGCCCTTTTCATTATAAACACTTTTTACATTTTTGTGAACTTAGAAATATGATATTATACTTATTCACAAAAATTATATTACTTCTATTATTCAGATAAAACCCTATAGGCTGGAGGAAGAATATACTTTATTCCTCATCCGCCGGCGGATGAAAACATTTCAGCTGCTTTCATAGCCGCATAAGCAATACCCGCTCCAATTAAAGGTCCGACAGCAACTCCGTTAAACAGCGCTACTGCAAGAATGGTCCCAATAACAAGCGCAGCGGTAATATGCGGATCATTTTGAAGCAGCACTACACCGCCTTTTGCAATCAGAGCCACAAATATTCCCGAAGCAAGAGCAATCCAAGCATAATAAGATTTCACTGCTTCACCCAGTTGTTTGAAACCAATCTCACCTGTTACTATCGGCACTAATACAGATATAGTAAGAATCGTGACGGCAATTGGTATTCCTTTCATCTGCAAAAACGGAAATACTTTGTCGCCAAGTCCCACCCATTTAATGAATAATAGAATGAGAACTGCGATTACCAACGACTGGTTTTTACCAAGGACTCCGACCGCAAGCAAAATAAGCATAAAAATGGATGCTTGCGATATCAATTGTAGTCCATCCTTCCACATAGTCTTCGTTAACATCCTACCATAAATCAACACAGTCTGTCATGTAACAACAGACTTACCAGTTACTTCTTCTGAAAATAAATAATGCTGCCGTTTTGAATCAGTTTAGCAAAAATTCTTTCTAATAGTGCTTTTATGATCGCTCTCGTATAAGGGATGAGAAGAAAAAAACCAACAGCATCAGTGATAAATCCTGGTGTTAGTAAAACAGCCCCTCCAACCAGAATACAAATGCCGTCTAAAACAAGTTTGCCTGGAACTTCCCCGTTTTGCATTTGCAGCTGAGCAGTTCTAATTGTATTCAATCCTTCTTTCTTCGCCAGCCATGCTCCTAATATTCCCGTTAAAATAATAAGAAGTATGGTCGGCCAAACCCCTATTGCATTTCCAGAAAGCACCAACAAACCAATTTCTAAAGCAGGAACTATTATTAAAAGCAGCACAAACCATTTACCCACGAATTGTTCCTCCCTTTTGGATCGGTTAGACAAAAGCTGCTCCGATCAAATCGGAACAGCTCCTTTCGTCTTTTTATAGTACGCTTGCGTGTCCGCGGTAAAGATCGCCGCGAGAACCATCCACCGTTATTTCTTCTCCATCTTCAAACAAATCTATCGCTTCTTTCACTCCTACTATTACTGGTATCCCCAAATTCAACCCTACTACGGCAGCATGAGAGGTTAATCCACCTTCTTCTGTAATGACAGCAGCTGCTTTTTCAAAGGCTGGAATCATATCTTTATCCGTGCTGTAAGTAACTAAAATTTTGCCTTCTTCCATTTTTTCATTTGCTTCACTTGCAGAACGAGCAATAACCACTCTGCCGGAAGCTGTTTTGCGGCCGATTCCCTGCCCTTTACCAATGATTTCACCGAGGACGTGTACTTTCATAATGTTGGTGGTTCCTGTTTCACCAACAGGTACACCAGCAGTAATCACCACTAGATCGCCATGGCTGACCAGTCCTGCTTTTAATGATTCTCTAACCGTGCTGTCAAGCATCTCGTCAGTCGTCTTTGCTGGTTTCCCAAGAAGCGGAGTTACCCCCCAAACGAGAGAAAGCTTGCGCAATACCTTTTCGTCGCTCGTTACAGCAACAATTGGAGATTCGGGACGGTATTTAGATACAATTTTTGCAGTATACCCGCTTTCTGTTGCTGTTAGAATAGCTGCTGCATCTAAGTTATAAGCAGTATGAGAAACAGATTGACTAATAGAGTTCGTAATGGATCTGCTGCTTTCCTTTGTGCGCTGGCTTAAGATGTTTTCATATTTTAAGGCAGATTCAGCTTTCATAGCAATATTACTCATTGTCTGTACCGCTTCAACAGGATAATCCCCAGCAGCTGTTTCCCCTGAAAGCATAATGGCATCCGTACCATCAAAAATGGCATTAGCTACATCGCTTGCTTCTGCTCTTGTCGGACGCGGATTGCGCTGCATCGAATCAAGCATTTGTGTAGCTGTGATGACCGGTTTTGCTAATGTGTTGCATTTCTTTATCAAGTTTTTCTGGGCGAGTGGAACTTCTTCCGGCGGAATTTCCACCCCGAGATCTCCCCGTGCTACCATTAAGCCGTCCGATACTTCTAAAATTTCATCTATGTTCTCAATACCTTCCTGGTTTTCTATTTTTGGTATGATTTGAATGTCTTCTGCCTCATGTTTTTCAAGGAGCTCTCTAATTTCTAAAACATCAGAGGTACGCCTCACAAAAGAAGCCGCAATAAAGTCGACTTCCTGCTCAATACCAAACTCAATATCTGCAGCATCTTTTTCCGTAATACCTGGAAGATTTACTTTGACATTGGGCAAATTAACTCCTTTTTTATTTTTAAGTTCTCCGCTGTTCAATACCTTCGTTTTCACATCTTTACCAATAATCTCAAGAACTTCTAGTTCAATTAAACCATCATCTAAAAGAATTTTCTTTCCTGCTTCTAAATCATCGGCAAGACCGGGATACGTCACAGATATTTTTTCAGGGGTCCCTTCTACTTCTTCAGCAGCTATAATTAATTCCTGGCCTCTTTCAAGGTTAATTGCTCCGTTTTTCATCGTTTGAGTTCTTATTTCCGGGCCTTTTGTATCAAGAAGGATAGCAACGTTTTCCCCTAATTCTTTTGCCGTTTCTCGTATAGTATCAATACGTGCTTTGTGTTCATCAAAATCTCCATGCGAAAAATTAAGGCGAGCAACATTCATACCAGCTTGCATTAAACTCTTTAACATTGCAGGAGATTCACTCGCTGGTCCAATCGTACATACAATTTTTGTTTTTCTCATCATTGTCCTCCTCTTCAGTTTTCCCTAGATTATTGTATCATAACTTGTATTTCGTACTAGGATTATATAGAAAGTTCTTGAGAGAGACGATACATATCTCTATCAATTTCATGAGTTTCAGAAAGTGCCTCTGAAATGTTTTTATGAACCACTTTATTGTTTCTTATACCAACCATACAACCTTGCTCTCCATTTAATAAAAGTTCAACCGCATTTGCTCCAAGACGGCTTGCAAGTACGCGGTCATATGCAGTAGGAGATCCGCCGCGCTGAATATGACCTAGCACGGTGACGCGTGTTTCTAAATTGGTTTCTTCTTTAATTCTCTGACTAAACTCAGGGCCGCTGCCAACACCTTCTGCAACAATGATGATACTGTGCTTTTTCCCCCGTTCATGTCCTCTTCTTAACCTGCCGACAATATCTTCCATATGGTGTTCTTCTTCTGGAATAAGGATTGTTTCTGCTCCGTCTGCTAAACCTGACCAAAGTGCAATATCTCCGGCGTTTCTTCCCATGACTTCAATCACGTAAGTCCGCTCATGAGAGGTAGCAGTGTCACGTATTTTGTCAATTGCATCAATGACTGTATTAAGCGCCGTATCAAAACCTATAGTATAGTCCGTTCCTGGGATATCATTATCGATTGTTCCTGGAACACCAATGGTAGGATAACCAAGCTCTGTTAGTTTTTCTGCTCCTCGGAAAGATCCGTCTCCTCCTATTACTACTAGTCCTTGAATGCCTAATGCATTTAAATTTTCTATTGCTTTCTGCCTTCCTTCAGGGGTTTTAAACTCCTCACAGCGAGCTGTATATAATTTCGTGCCGCCCTTGTGAATAATATCACCAACATCTCCAATTTCCAGCTTATCAATTTCGTTATTGATTAAACCTGCATAGCCGTATTTCACACCATATACTTCCACTCCATGATAAATAGCTTTACGGACTACCGCCCGGATTGCTGCATTCATCCCTGGAGAGTCGCCCCCGCTTGTCAGTACTCCAATTTTTTTCATGTTATATTCACTCCTTATTTCATAGTAAAGATCTATTTTTAACTCATTACATTAAACCATTTTCAAAATTAGGTTTGCAAAAAATAATAAAAGCAATTAAGAAAAGCGAAAGCGCCCCTGTTTTAAATGACGTTCGGCTAAGTTCCTCACGTCCTGTGAGAACGCCGAACTGGCTTGTCCTGGATAGGCTGTCTTCTGCGCCCGGAACAGGACGTTCGCGATCTTAGCAGAAGATCCTTCATATTGCGAATCTAGCAAAAGTTCCTTAAACCATCTCGGGCCTCCGAGAGGCTGGGCGCTGAAGCTAGACATCAGAGCGCAAAATTTTATACATTCCTATATTATTAGATAAACTCGGCTTACCGCCGGGTCCTTATGGCGGAAGTCAGTTTCACTTATACTTTGTTCCTTTAACAAAGTTAAAATTTTGTAAAGTATATAAAACAGACCATATGTTAGAAAACTTCTTTATCTTATTTCCGTCCAATGTGAAATTTTCTTACAATTAAAAACACTATTATTAGAAAAACTCGGCTGGCCGCTGAATCCTTATGGCAATATACTTTGATCCTTTAGGAAAGTTAAACTTTCCTAAATTACAAAGAAAAAATGCTTTCCGACACACTCAGAAAGCACTAATTCTCTCGTTCACCAGTGACAACGCTTTCACCGGTTACTTCGCCGATCTGTTTGTATTTTTCGTAACGTTCTGCGATTAATTCGTCAGCAGTTCTTTGACAGAGATTATGTAAGGAACGCTCTAAAACGTCATCCATATAGGAAGCCTGTTTTTCCAAATTTTTATGAGCCCCGCCTTTTACCTCTTTTATCATTTCATCAATAATACCTAATTCTTTTAAGTCCGGGGCAGTGATGCGCATCGTTTGTGCTGCTTGTTTGGCATAGCTTGCATCTTTCCATAGCAAGGCAGCAGCACCTTCAGGGGATATAACAGAATAGGTTGAGTTTTCAAGCATATGGATTTGGTTGCCGACTCCTAGCGCTAAAGCACCTCCGCTTCCCCCTTCTCCGATCACAATGCTTATAATAGGCACACGCAGCCCTGCCATTTCTAACAAATTACGTGCAATTGCTTCGCTTTGTCCGCGTTCTTCTGCTGCTTTCCCAGGGTATGCTCCCTTTGTATCAATGAAACATATTACAGGCCTAGAAAATTTCTCAGCTTGTTTCATCAACCGCAATGCTTTTCTATACCCTTCTGGATGCGGCATGCCGAAATTGCGCCGGATGTTTTCCTTTGTATCTTTTCCGCGCTGGTGGCCGATCACGGTTACTGGTTGTCCTTTATATTTTGCAATTCCGCCGACAATCGCTTCGTCATCTCCGTAAAGCCGGTCCCCATGAAGTTCTAGAAAGTCGGTGAACAGTTGATTAATATAGTCAAATGTTGTGGGACGCTCCCCATGCCTGGCAATTTGAACACGCTGCCACGGCGTGAGATTCCCGTATATATCGTCTTCTAGCTGCTTGAGGCGATCTTCTAAATTAGTAATTTCACCGCTCAAGTCTATGTCTTTTTCTTCTGTAAAAGATTTTAATTCATTTATCTTTTCACGAAGTTCAATTACAGGCTTTTCAAAGGGTAAATAACTATGCAATGCTTGTCACCTCCTTACTTCTCTTTGTAACCATGTATATCTAAAATTGAGCTTAACGTTTCTTTCATCTCTTGTCTAGGTACAACCTTATCGAGTTGTCCATGCTTTAATAAAAACTCAGCTGTTTGAAAATCTTCCGGTAATTCTTGACGAATGGTTTGTTCGATAATTCTGCGTCCCGCAAAACCGATCAGTGCTGCCGGTTCGGCCAAATTGTAATCACCAAGAGAAGCAAAACTTGCTGATACTCCTCCTGTGGTAGGATGCGTCATAACGGATACAAATAATAAACCTGCTTCATCAAGCCTTTTTAGGGCAGCACTTGTTTTTGCCATTTGCATTAGGCTGAGTACACCCTCTTGCATACGCGCTCCTCCTGAAGCAGAAAACATAATAAAAGGACGTTGTTTTGATAACGCTTGTTCGATGGCACGGGTGATTTTTTCTCCTACAGCAGAACCCATGCTTCCCATGCGAAACCTTTGATCCATCACACCAATAACAACAGGACATCCTTCTATATATCCTTCACCTGTAACTACCGCCTCATTCAATTTCGTTTTTTGGCGGTCTTTTTCAAGTTTTTGTTCATACTCAGGAAACGATAAAGGATCTCTAGAAGTAATATCCGTATTGATTTCAACGAACGTCCCCTCTTCAACTAAGGAGTTGATTCGCTCATAAGCAGTCATAGGCAGATGATGACCGCAGCTGATGCAAACCATATCATGTTTTTTTAGTTCTTTCGTATAAACAATGGATTTGCATTCTGGACATTTTGTCATGACGCCATCATTCATTTTGACTGGCTGCTGGCGTTCTGATGGAATCTTCGCGTATTTTCTTTTTTTATTGAAAAAATCCTTTAACACGAGGACACCTTCTTTACTATCTGTACTATGTTAAATAAGAAAAGCGTTTTAAATGACGTTCGCGCTAACTTCCTTACGTCGTGTGAGAACGCCGAACTGGCTTGCCCTGGATGTGCTGACTTTTGCGCCCGGAACACGATGTTCGCGAATCTAGCAAAAGTTCCTTAAACCATCTTGGGCCTCCGAGAGGCTGGGCGCTGAAGCTAGACATCAAAAGCGCAAAATTTTTTATACTTTCTTATCTTATTAGAAAAACTCGGCTTGCCGCCGAGTCCTTATGGCGGAAGTGGTAGTTTCACTTATACTTTGTCAAAAGGCACTTTTTTCAAGGTAATGTTGTAAAGAAAAGCACAATCTCTTTGTAAGATAATCTTCTTTTGGCAGATTGCAATAGTCCTAAATGCAGTATTTCCTCTTTACTATTACGTATACAAGCAAGTGAACAGCTTCTGTACATATATTCATACTTGTTTGTGCAAATGATCCCGACTTTTTTTCTTTTAAAATACTTCTCTTAGAAAAAAAGAGCAGTGATTTTAACAAGCAGGCATTGCCTGCTTGTTAAATGAAATTGCCTTTCCAAATAAAACTGCTCTTACAACTTCTCGAACAGAGGAGTGACCGACTTAATGACGATCGCTCTAATCCGTCCAGACGACAGCTTGCTTCAACTACCAACCTGCCATATTTCTTTGCCCACTATTAGGCAGCGTTTTTTTTTACGTTTCACCGTGATTTTTCCTTGTTATGCTTTATCAATAATAGAAAGCCTTCTTGTCTTTTCCGCTACTTCCTCGGGATTGACCTCTTTACGTGCTACCCCGGTTTCCATGGCTGTGCGGGCTACGGCTGCGGCCACAG
This DNA window, taken from Alteribacillus bidgolensis, encodes the following:
- a CDS encoding DUF441 domain-containing protein — encoded protein: MISQASIFMLILLAVGVLGKNQSLVIAVLILLFIKWVGLGDKVFPFLQMKGIPIAVTILTISVLVPIVTGEIGFKQLGEAVKSYYAWIALASGIFVALIAKGGVVLLQNDPHITAALVIGTILAVALFNGVAVGPLIGAGIAYAAMKAAEMFSSAGG
- the citZ gene encoding citrate synthase, whose product is MSTTRGLEGVVATSSSVSSIIDDVLTYQGYNIDDLAENASFEEVIYLLWNGRLPNRSELDEITKDLAANMEVPKEIFDYMKAYPIENVHPMAALRTAVSQLALYDEQAEEMNEEVNKQKAVRLQAKVPAIVTGFSRIREGKEPVAPKKELSFAANFLYMLNGKEPDETSETAFNKALVLHADHELNASTFTARVCVATLSDIYSGITAAIGALKGPLHGGANERVMATLSDIGEVENVERYIRKALDNKEKIMGFGHRVYKQGDPRAKHLRDMSEKLTKITGESKWYDMSIKVEEMVVGEKGLLPNVDFYSASVYHSLGIDHDLFTPIFATSRVSGWLAHILEQYSDNRLIRPRAEYVGPDKQKYIPVDER
- a CDS encoding FxsA family protein, with the translated sequence MGKWFVLLLIIVPALEIGLLVLSGNAIGVWPTILLIILTGILGAWLAKKEGLNTIRTAQLQMQNGEVPGKLVLDGICILVGGAVLLTPGFITDAVGFFLLIPYTRAIIKALLERIFAKLIQNGSIIYFQKK
- the pyk gene encoding pyruvate kinase; amino-acid sequence: MRKTKIVCTIGPASESPAMLKSLMQAGMNVARLNFSHGDFDEHKARIDTIRETAKELGENVAILLDTKGPEIRTQTMKNGAINLERGQELIIAAEEVEGTPEKISVTYPGLADDLEAGKKILLDDGLIELEVLEIIGKDVKTKVLNSGELKNKKGVNLPNVKVNLPGITEKDAADIEFGIEQEVDFIAASFVRRTSDVLEIRELLEKHEAEDIQIIPKIENQEGIENIDEILEVSDGLMVARGDLGVEIPPEEVPLAQKNLIKKCNTLAKPVITATQMLDSMQRNPRPTRAEASDVANAIFDGTDAIMLSGETAAGDYPVEAVQTMSNIAMKAESALKYENILSQRTKESSRSITNSISQSVSHTAYNLDAAAILTATESGYTAKIVSKYRPESPIVAVTSDEKVLRKLSLVWGVTPLLGKPAKTTDEMLDSTVRESLKAGLVSHGDLVVITAGVPVGETGTTNIMKVHVLGEIIGKGQGIGRKTASGRVVIARSASEANEKMEEGKILVTYSTDKDMIPAFEKAAAVITEEGGLTSHAAVVGLNLGIPVIVGVKEAIDLFEDGEEITVDGSRGDLYRGHASVL
- the accD gene encoding acetyl-CoA carboxylase, carboxyltransferase subunit beta — protein: MLKDFFNKKRKYAKIPSERQQPVKMNDGVMTKCPECKSIVYTKELKKHDMVCISCGHHLPMTAYERINSLVEEGTFVEINTDITSRDPLSFPEYEQKLEKDRQKTKLNEAVVTGEGYIEGCPVVIGVMDQRFRMGSMGSAVGEKITRAIEQALSKQRPFIMFSASGGARMQEGVLSLMQMAKTSAALKRLDEAGLLFVSVMTHPTTGGVSASFASLGDYNLAEPAALIGFAGRRIIEQTIRQELPEDFQTAEFLLKHGQLDKVVPRQEMKETLSSILDIHGYKEK
- the pfkA gene encoding 6-phosphofructokinase; protein product: MKKIGVLTSGGDSPGMNAAIRAVVRKAIYHGVEVYGVKYGYAGLINNEIDKLEIGDVGDIIHKGGTKLYTARCEEFKTPEGRQKAIENLNALGIQGLVVIGGDGSFRGAEKLTELGYPTIGVPGTIDNDIPGTDYTIGFDTALNTVIDAIDKIRDTATSHERTYVIEVMGRNAGDIALWSGLADGAETILIPEEEHHMEDIVGRLRRGHERGKKHSIIIVAEGVGSGPEFSQRIKEETNLETRVTVLGHIQRGGSPTAYDRVLASRLGANAVELLLNGEQGCMVGIRNNKVVHKNISEALSETHEIDRDMYRLSQELSI
- the icd gene encoding NADP-dependent isocitrate dehydrogenase, whose product is MANGEKITTNNGVLNVPDEPVIPYIEGDGIGPDIWAAANKVLDAAVEKAYNGKKKIHWKEILVGEKAYNNTGEWLPEESLQTIREYLIAIKGPLTTPIGGGIRSLNVALRQKLDLFTCLRPVRHFTGVPSPVKRPEDVNMAIFRENTEDIYAGIEYKEGTDEAKKVIEFLQNEMGATNIRFPETSGIGIKPVSKEGTERLVRAAIDFALQEGRKSVTLVHKGNIMKFTEGAFKAWGYELAEREYGDKVFTWNQYDEIVEKEGKDAANAAQQKAEDEGKIIIKDAIADIFLQQILTRPKEFDVVATMNLNGDYVSDALAAQVGGIGIAPGANINYESGHAIFEATHGTAPKYAGMDKVNPSSVILSGELLLRHLGWNEAAELVLQSMDKTIGSKVVTYDFARLMDGAREVKCSEFGDELIKNM
- the accA gene encoding acetyl-CoA carboxylase carboxyl transferase subunit alpha, yielding MHSYLPFEKPVIELREKINELKSFTEEKDIDLSGEITNLEDRLKQLEDDIYGNLTPWQRVQIARHGERPTTFDYINQLFTDFLELHGDRLYGDDEAIVGGIAKYKGQPVTVIGHQRGKDTKENIRRNFGMPHPEGYRKALRLMKQAEKFSRPVICFIDTKGAYPGKAAEERGQSEAIARNLLEMAGLRVPIISIVIGEGGSGGALALGVGNQIHMLENSTYSVISPEGAAALLWKDASYAKQAAQTMRITAPDLKELGIIDEMIKEVKGGAHKNLEKQASYMDDVLERSLHNLCQRTADELIAERYEKYKQIGEVTGESVVTGEREN